ATGGCAGTGCGATCAGCCCGCATCGCGGGCGTGATGGCGGGGGCCGCGGTGCTCGCCGGGCTGGCGGCCGCGCCGGTCTCGGCGCAAGGGCTCGCCGGCCACCCGGGGGAGTCCGACCGCACCGCGGTCGCGGGCAGCCATCCGGCGTGGGCCGCGCCGCAGGCGAAAGTCGCCGACATCGACGGCGGCCAGCAGCGCGAAGTCCGGGTGGCACTCGGCCTGCGCGACCCGGCCGGAGCGCAGGCGCTGGCGAAGGCGGTCACCACACCGGGGTCCGCGCAGTACCGGAAGTTCATCAGCCCGCAGCAGTTCCTCGACCGGTTCGGCCCGGCCGCCGAGACCGTGCGCCAGGTCCAGGACTGGCTGCGCTCGCAGGGTCTGCAGGTCGGCGACGTGTCGGCGAACCGGCACTTCGTGACCGCGCGCGGGTCGGTCGACCAGCTGCAGAACGCCTTCGGCACCAGGCTCGCCGCCTACCGCAAGGGCGGCCTGACGCTGGCCGCTCCCGAGGGCGAGGTGACGCTGCCCCGCGCGGTGCGCCCCGCCGTGACGGCCGTGCTCGGGCTCGACGACGGCGACCGCGCCGTCACCGCGTCCCCGCACCGCAAGCCCGGCGCGGCGCCGACCGCGCCGAGCGCCGCCGCGTCCAGCCAGTACTGCTCGCGGTACTGGGGCGAGCAGAACAACGCCGACGTCCCGCAGAAATACCCCGCCGGGCGGCAGAGCAACCAGATCTGCGGCTACGGCGCCGGGCAGGTCCGCGCGATCTACGGGCTGACCGACGCCAACACCGGCGCCGGGCAGACCATCGCCGCCACCGGCGTCTATGCGTCCAAGACCCTCGTCGAGGACGTGACCCAGTGGGCGGCCGAAGCGGGCGGCACCCCGCCCGCGCCCGGCCAGTACACGACCGACGCCTCCGGCGGCCTGCCGGCCAACTGCCAGGGCGGCGACGGCGAAGAAGGCTGGAACCACGAAGAGACCATGGACGCCGAGGCGGTCAAGGCCACGGCCCCGGCCGCGAAGTTCATCTGGTACGCGTCCAAAGACTGCAGCGCATACGACGGGCTCAACCGCGCCGTCGCGGACAACAAGGCCGGGATCATCACCAACTCGTGGTCCTCGACCGCGCGGGACAACGAGATCTCCCAGGCCACCCGCGAGCAGTTCGAGGACATCGCGATCCAGGCCGCCGTGCAGGGCCAGGCGATCCTGTTCTCCTCCGGCGACGCGGGCGACGACTCGAACGGCACCCGCGAACCCGGCGTCAACTTCCCGGTCTCCTCGCCCTGGGTCACCTCGGTCGGCGGCACCACCGTCGCCCTGGGCCAGGACAACAAGGTCGCGTTCACCAGCGGCTGGGAATCGGCCGCCAACACCCTGTCCGGCGGCACGTGGGTCCCGAAGACCGGCGCGAGCGGCCGGTTCGTCGCCGGCGCGGGCGGCGGGGTCTCCGCGATCTACGACGCCCCGGACTGGCAGAAGGGCGTCGTGCCCTCCTCGGCGCAGGGCAAGCGCGCCATCCCCGACGTCTCCGCGATCTCCGACCCCTACACCGGCATGACCGTCGTCATGCGCGGCAAGAAGGGCCCGATGGGCGGGACCTCGCTCGGCTCGCCGATCATGGCCGGGATCTTCGCCGACGCCCAGCAGGCCCGCGGCGTCAGCCGCCTCGGCCACATGAACCCCGCCCTCTACAAGCTCAAGGCCGGGCTCACGGACGTGACCCCGCAGAAGGCCGGGATCTGGACCCGCGACGCCCAGGGCCGCGACGAGCTGATCGACGTCGACGACAAGCCCCAGTCGATCCAGTCCGCGCCAGGATTCGACTACGTCGCCGGTCTCGGCACCCCGAACGGCGACTTCGTGGCGAATTTCGCCAAGAAGTAGCCGCGCCGCAGGAGCGGGCGGTGCGGCGGCCCCGATCCGCCGCACCGCCCCTCCCGACCGGCCCGACCATCCGCACACTGGGGGGAGCAATCGTGGGGAAGCACCGCATGCCCGATCCGGACGAGCACGAGAACCCGGGCGGCGACAGCACCGCCGATCGCGGCGACGCCGACAGCCGGGCCGACGAGCAGCCGCCCCGCCCTGCCGGGCGGGGACGCGTCCGGATCCTGGCGCTGCTCGTCGCCGCCGCCGCAGCGGCCGCGCTGACCGCGGTCGCGGTCGCCTCCCGCGCCGACACCCCGGCCCCGAACGCCCCGGCCGCCGCTGCCGCAGCGGACGCGACCGACACCGCCGCCGAGACAGACCAGGTCGTCGCACCGGCCTCGGTCACCGGCGCCGAACTGGCCGCGCTGCCGCAGGAGACCACCTTCGCCGACCTGCCGACGGCACCGAAGGACCCGGCGCCGGACCAGCAGCCCGGCGGGCTGGTCCTGCACCCGAAGACCGCCGTGCCGCTCTACCGCGCGCCCGGCGCGGCCGCGATCGCTGCGCTGCCGCCGACGCAACTGGGCTCCGACACATGGGTCCCGGTAATCGGCGAACAGCCCGGCTGGGCAATGGTGCTGCTGCCCGGCCGCCCCAACGGCTCGGCCGCCTGGCTCTACCGCGACGACCCGCGCGTGGACGAGGCCCGCACCCCGTACGTGCTGCGCGTCGACCGCGCCGCCTACCGGCTGGAGCTGGTCAAGGACGGCGCGACCGTCCGCACCTGGACCGTCGGGGTCGGCAAACCCGTCTCGCCCACGCCCGCCGGGCGGGCGTTCGTCCTCGCGTCCATCCGCGACACCAAGCCGACGTTCAGCCCGATCGTGCTGCCGCTGTCGATGCACTCCGACACCTACACCACCTACGGCGGCGGCCCCGGAACGATCGCCGTCCACACCTGGCCCACCGACGGGGTCTACGGCAAATCCTCGAGCGACGGCTGCATCCGGGTGCCGCCCGACGCCCTGACCACCATCAGCCGCGACGTGCCGCTCGGCACTCCGGTGCTGATCCGCTGAATTCGCCAATCACCGGCCCCGCCCGTCCACGGGCGGCCGAACAGCAAGGGGGAGAAATGGTCCGCACCACCACCATCAAGCCGCGAGCGATGCTCGCGGCGCTCGCGGGAGGCTCGGTGCTCGCCGCGGGCGTCACCGGGATCGTCGTCGGCAGCGTCGGGCAGGCCTCGGCCGCCGAGGCCTCCACCGCCTACGGCGTCTCCGCCAGCGGCACCGACGGCCTCACCGCCCAGCCGTCGGTGCGCTCGGCCGGAGCGGTCGCGTCCGACTCGCTCGGGTCCGTCCGGTCCCAGACCGGCGTCGTCAAAGCCAAGGGACTGAGCGTGAAAGCCGGAGCGGGCACCGCCTCGGCCACCGTCGCGGACGTGACCGTCGGCGGCAAATCCATCGGACCGGTCTCGACGACCTGCACCGACGGCAAGGCCTCCGCCGGACGCACCGGCACGGTGAAGCTCTCCGACACCCTCACCGTCACCTACGGCTCGGTCTCCGGCGGCAAGGCGACCGGCGCGATCGTCACGCTCACCGGCGCGGACGGCGGGTCCGAAACCGCCCTCGTCGCCGTCGTGTCCTGCGGCACCAAGCCCACCAACCCGCCCACCAACTCCCCGACGAACCCGCCCACCAACCCGCCGACCCACGACCCGGGTCCGGGCAAGCCCGATCCCGGCCAGCCCGGTCCGGGCAAGCCCACCGGCGGGCAACACGCCCCGGGCAAGCCCGCCGCAGGCGGGAAACCCGGCACACGGCACGGCGGCGCCCCGACGCCCAAGCCCGCCCCGGCGCCGCAGCCGAAGCCGGGCCACCAGCCGGTCACCGGCTGACGCAGCCACCCGGCCCGCGTGGCCTGCCCGACTACCACAGGCTCGGGCAGGCCACGCCTCTTTGCAGCCGCGCGCCGCGCGGCAAACCGGCGCATCCGCGACCCGGGGGGACACGCACAGACCGGTGTCGGGATCCCGGCTCCCTCCGCAGACCTGCTCCGGCAGGGTCGCGCCGTCCCCGGGCGCGGGGGACAAGCGCCGTGCACACAGCGGGACACGGGAGGTGGAGACATGCGCACATCGCCGACCGTGATCAGCCTGGCAGCGCTCGTCATCGCGACGGCGGCGTTGATCGTCCCGCCCGGCACCCGGCTCGGCGAACGCCTCGTCGGCTGCCTGACAGCCCTCGCGCAACTGCCGTGGATCCCGGCGGCGACCTGGGCCGCGCTCGGGGTCCTCGCGCTGGCCGGGATCGTGCTGTCCGCCCTGGACCGGTCGACCCGGCCCGGCACCGTCCGGCCGCGACGGCCGCGAAAGCGACCGAAGCGCAGGACACCGCCGCGGTGACTGGCCCGCGGATGCCCGGCGCCGACCTCCGGCGGGCGATGCCGCGCGGCGACGACGCCCAACCGTGCGGAGCCTGGCACTGGGGGGCCGGACGAGATGCCGGAGTTCGTCGATCCGGTGGCCGCATGGCCGGTCGAAGCCGGACGGCCGATGAAGGTTCCCGCCCGTGCCGGTCTGGCGGGGCCGCGCGGGCAGCGAACTGGCGTCCCGCGCGTCGGTGCGGCTGGAGCTGGCCTGCGGTCCCCGAGTGGAAACCCACTGCTGTTCCGGCACCTGCCCAGCGGACTCCCGCTGGCGTGGGTCAACGCCAAGCCGTCGCGGTTCAAGACCGACCCGGACGCGGCCGGTTCGTCCTCGGGCACGAGATCGCCCCCGCCGTGCTCGGCGACTAATCGCACCTGCGGCGATCGCCGCTGGCGTCGCGCGCGGACGGCCTGCGCCGCGCTCGCGCGGGCATTGGCCTGGCCCGGTGCGCTGCTCGCGTTTTCTTTGCCAGGCCCTGCAACGACGCCCCTGCCCGGTGTTCCCGCGGCCGCGCCCGCCGCTGCGGCGATCGCCGCAGCGCTGTGCCACCTGCGCACGTACCCATCGCCCGCGACACCGAGCTCCAGGCCGATGCCTGGGCCATGGCAGCACTCGACGCGCCGATGCCCGCCAGCGTCGACAGCATGAGCCGCCTGATCGAACGGATGAACGAGCCTGGGACCGGGAAAAGCTCACGTTCCTGCGGTTCCTGCTGAACTGGACGGTGGCTGCGCACCCACCCCCGGACGCGCCGGCAACGTCGCAGGGCGGACGCGGCGCGGCCCGGCGGCGGGTCCAGGCGGCCGCGACCGGCGGGAGTGCGGCGTCAGCTCAACGGGATCCGAGACATCGACGACGACGCGCAGCCGGACGAGAGCGGTTTCGTGGCGCCGTCCGGCGACGCGGGTTAGCCTCACCGGTACAGCGCACCCGAACGGGCTAACCGGCACCCGCATCGCGACCGGCCCCATCGAGGGTCCGCGTGACCAGGGGAGGAAGCCCATGCGCGACACGGCATCCGTCGACGCGCTGTGGGACGACTACGACCACTGGGTGAAAGCCCTCGCCTACGAAGCCGTCCGCTCCTACGACAGCACCTCCCGGGCCGTCGGGAAACTCGCCGCCGAGACCAGACAGCTCCTGGCCGCCCACGGCGAGCACCCCAGCTGCGTGAGCGACACCGCCGTGATCCTCGCCGCCGAACTCCCCGCCGCATTCCGGCCGGCCAGTCTCCGCGCCTGCCGCCGCGAGCGCGTCGGCGTCGACGGACTCGCGGCCACCGTCGCCGAACTCCGCGGACACCACCGGAAGCTCCGGCCGCGAGCGGGCACCGACCGCGTGATCGACCGCCAGCTCGACGACCTGCTCACCGTGATGACCGCCCTGGGGCAGCAAGTCACCGAACCGCACCCGGCCTGGCCTGGCGGATGGGTGCTGCGGCTCAGCCGCCCCGGAACGCCGGACCTCCTGCTGCGCGAGGCCCAACGAGCGGAAAGCCGCGCGTTCCGGACCCAGGACGACGCCCTCGCGGCCGGCGCGCTCGTGGAGCGCGACCACGCCGGCCTGGTCTGCACGCCGCGATGGTCTCCCATCAGCGGCGGCCGCCGACCGGTGCCGGCCGACGCCGGCGCCTGGTCCGACGGCGACACCGTCCTCGGGTAAAAGCCGGGCAGGGGCAGGGCGACGCGTCGGTCGCACGAGGGCGAACCCCGACCCGGCGCGTGGGGGATGATCGTGATGGTCGCGCTGCGCGGCCCCGCACTCCCAGCCGTGCCCCGCATGCCGCAGGACCAGGCAGACGGGGCGAGGCTTTCTCACCCACGGCAACGGCGCACCGCCGCGATCTCCGGTCGTGACCTCGACGCGGGGAGATCTGGCGGAGATTGCTCGCGGCAAAAGGACCGGTCAGGTTGCGCAAGTCGGGAAGGGCACGCTCCGCGTGCAAGAGCCCGGTTACGCCGACAACACGCGAGCCGGGGCCCCTGGACAGGTGTGCCCGGCACCGCGAGGGGCAGGGTCGGTCGCCGCGCCGCCGCCGCCGTCGCCGTCCGGGCGACGGCGGCGCGCGAATGCGCTCAGTTCGGGCGCGGACCGTCGTCGGCGTCGCGCGATTCCAGCCGGAGCACGCACTCTTGCAGCACTTCCCCCAGCACTCCCCGCTCCCGCAGGCGATCGAGCACGGGCAGATGTTCCCGCAGGCCCTCGAGCATGGCCAACTGGCGATCGACCTTCCCCTCGAGCACCGGGTCTGCCTGCGGGTCGAGATAGCCGCGTTCGACGCCGAAGCACTTCTCGAGGTTGCGGAGCAGGCGGTCCGACGGGTTGACGCGCTTTCCGCGCCGCAGGTAGTGGATGTAGGAGTCGGTGACGCCGACGCGGTCGGCGATCTCTTTGTTGGTGTACGCCTGCGACCCTCCGCCGGGGCGGATCGTGGCGAACAGTTTGTTGATCTTTTGCGTCAGGACCGGGTCGGCAGCGTCCGCCTCGCGCAGCTCGCCTGTCGGCGGGGACATCCCCCCAGAATCAGACATTGACATCATCCCTTTTGGTGTGGCTACCGGCCTTTGCAGCGCAGAGACCCGATAGGTGGGTGCCACAAGCAAGCCCAACGGTAGTCGAAACCCGCCGATCATCCCCAGTTTCGTCACCCTACGTTACACGGCTAGTCCATACGGGTGGTCTGCGTGGGGGAGTCGCCGCACGCGCCCTGCCTGTCCTACAGTGACGGACGAAGTTAACTGCAGTTAATTCCGCTGGCCCGGGGGGACCAAAGTGGGGGACCGCATCGTGCTGCCCGGAAACGGCAGCGAGTTCACGCGGCGCGTGCTGGGCGAGGGCCCGGGGCGGTCGCGCCGGTTCGCCGCCCTGCCCGGCGCCTCGCGGGCTTGTTCGGTCTCGGTCGCATCCCTGCCGCCGTGCCCGGTCCGCGACGTCGGACGTCACGGACCGGGCCGAGGGCAAAAGACCCGGGGTGCTGGCGTCCTGATCGCCGAGCACCTCTTCTCCTATCCCGGCACAGGTTGGCTGTCGCGTGCCGCGGACGCGGCTGCGGCAACCTCTGCAGCGCGGACCTTTCCACGGGGGCGATCGTCGTCCGATCGACGCCGGGACTCGGCGAGGGGAAGGGGGATCACATGTCACGGTCGCGCATGATGTGCCTCCTCTGAGTTAACGAGCGCACCAGAAAAACGACTCGGATGGACCTGTTGTCAAGGGGAGTGACAGTTGCAGGCTGTATTTGATCGTTCACATGTCGCGGTCGCGGCGCATAGCGGGGCCTCCTTTCGGATGCGATCTCGCATCCGAGGCTCGACGGGCCCGGAGAAGAAGGCGGTTCGGTGCCGGGCAGGCGCGTTCACCCCAGAAGGCGGCCCGGTTTCGGCTCGCGAAGCAGCACAAAGTTCACCTCCGCTGCTCGTCGGCCCCGAAGCGCGAGGTGAGAGCGGCAGGTCGTGGGTGGCTGCGCCTGTCGCACATCAGGGGGGATCGGAATGGCGGTAACTAGCCTGTCACGAGCCTGGAAACCGACGGAAGCGCGGTCGGATGACAAATACCGGTCAAAAGACGCACTGCGGTCGCTGAGCAGACCGACCATCGCCTCGGTCCTGCTGATCGACCTGGCCGGACTGGCCGCCGTGGCCTGGGCAGTGTTGAGATCCGGCACGCCACAGTTGCACCACTGGCTGCTGTTCGCCCTGATCACCGCCGCCGCGCTCGCGCACATGGCGCTGACCCGGCCGTCTGAGGAACGACGGCGCGCCGTCCGCCAGGAACGCCGTCTGGTCGAATTCGTCGACCAGAACGGAATCTGGTCCTCCGCCGCGGCGCTGGTGCTTCCGGCGCCGATGGCGATCGCGCTGGTCCTGATCGTGCGCAGCCGCCGGTTCTTCGTCGCCCGCAAACCGCTCGGGCTGTGGACCAGCACCACCGCCACAGTGGTGCTCGCGGTCGTCGGCGCGAGCACGGTCCGGGACCTCATCGACGCTCCCACCTGGCTCAGCGGCGCGGCAGTAACCTTCGACGCCGGCACCGGGCTACGAGCGCTGGCGCTGATGTCCGCCGCGGTCGCGGTCTACTTCCTGGCCGAGGCGGTGCCGATCGGCATCTACCGCGGCATCCGCTGGGGCAAATGGCGACTTGCCGACACGATCGGCAGCCGGGACGACAACAAGCTGATCCTGCACACCCTGCTGCTGGGCATGGCCGTCGCGCTGGTGGCCGTCGCGCTCCCGGCCCCGGCCTTGGCAGGCATGCTCGCCGTCGCCGTCTACGACACCCGCAGCATCGGACGCATCGCGGCGCTGGAAACCGAAAGCAAGAAACACCGGACCGACGCCCTGACCGACGCCCGGACCGGGCTCTTGAACCGGCGCGGATTCGACGCGCTCGCCGCCGCGGCGGTGGACCTCGACCATGCCAACGGCCAGCCCACCACCATGCTGATGCTCGACATCGACCGCTTCAAGTGGTGGAACAGCCGCATCGGCCACCCCGGCGGCGACAAAGTGCTCGAGGCCGTGGCGACGGTGCTGCGCACCGAGACACGCGCCGGGGACATCCTCGCGAGGACGGGCGGCGAGGAAATGGCCGTCGTCCTCCCGGGAACCGAGTGGACCAAAGCCGTCGACATCGCCGAGCGGATCCGCCGGTCGGTCGAGAAACTCGAGACCAAGGTCGTCAACCCGGCCGGCGGCGACACGATCCGGCTCGGACACGACGGGCTTCCCCGGTGCACCATCTCGATCGGCGTCGCAACCTCGCCCGAACAGGGCACCGACATCGCCGCGCTGGAACGCTACTCCGACCAAGCGCTCGAAGTCGCCAAGCAGAACGGACGCAACCAGGTCGTCGCGCTGGCCATGCTCGTTCCCCGCGCGGGCGAGGGGCCGCACCGCATCCCGACGGCGCACAGCGAACGCCCGGCGCTCGCGAGGAACAGCTAGCACGCCGGGCGGACGAACGGCCGGACTCCCAGAACGCGGACCGGTCCCGGCGCGGCGTTTCTCCGGGCGCCGGGACCGGTGCGCGAGAGCCGGTCGGGTCGCTGCCCGGCATGGTCAAATAGAGCGTCCAGGTCATGGAGACGGGAGAAGGGGGAAACACCCGGGTGAACGCCAACCCGGCACAGCGGGTCGGGCATCGCGAAGCCCTTCGCTTGACGCTGCGCGATGTCTGGTACCTGGTGCCCGCCGCTGTCGCCTTCTGGGCAGTCACCGGCGCCACCGCATCCTCGGCGATGTGGGCCGCAGGCTGGTTCGCGCTCGTCACGGCCGTCTGTTTCGGGTTCAACTCGCAGTACGTCCGCCTGATGAACCGTCTGCGGTCAACGACGGCACCGAAACGGCAACCTCGGCTGCGAGCACGGAAGATCGCCGGAATGGCGGCACGGACCGGTCACCAATCAACCGCGTGCGCGGCGGAGACGACGCCGCGGTCGGAACCTTCCTGACCGGGAGCCCAGCACCAGCGCGAAACCCTTCGGCTGGCCCGGGCTCCGACCGTTCGGCAGCGCAGTCGGCGCCGAACGCTTTGCGCCCACAGCCGTCCCCGCTGCGGAGCTAGCAGGAAAACCTCGTCACGTCGGCGGCGAATCGGCAGCGGCAGCAAGCGGATCGCCGGAGCCGCCGGCGCTCCTCGCCGCGCGGCGCCCGCGCCACGGGCCGCCGAGCGGCCGTCCCCGCCCCGGACGTCGTCCGATCCCTGACCGCTCGTGCCCGCCCAGGGCAAGAGCTTCGGACCGATCCCACTCGCCGACGGCAGCCCGTTCCCCGAGGAAGTAGCCGAATCCGATCGCGCCGAGC
Above is a window of Amycolatopsis sp. AA4 DNA encoding:
- a CDS encoding GGDEF domain-containing protein, giving the protein MGGCACRTSGGIGMAVTSLSRAWKPTEARSDDKYRSKDALRSLSRPTIASVLLIDLAGLAAVAWAVLRSGTPQLHHWLLFALITAAALAHMALTRPSEERRRAVRQERRLVEFVDQNGIWSSAAALVLPAPMAIALVLIVRSRRFFVARKPLGLWTSTTATVVLAVVGASTVRDLIDAPTWLSGAAVTFDAGTGLRALALMSAAVAVYFLAEAVPIGIYRGIRWGKWRLADTIGSRDDNKLILHTLLLGMAVALVAVALPAPALAGMLAVAVYDTRSIGRIAALETESKKHRTDALTDARTGLLNRRGFDALAAAAVDLDHANGQPTTMLMLDIDRFKWWNSRIGHPGGDKVLEAVATVLRTETRAGDILARTGGEEMAVVLPGTEWTKAVDIAERIRRSVEKLETKVVNPAGGDTIRLGHDGLPRCTISIGVATSPEQGTDIAALERYSDQALEVAKQNGRNQVVALAMLVPRAGEGPHRIPTAHSERPALARNS
- a CDS encoding protease pro-enzyme activation domain-containing protein — translated: MAVRSARIAGVMAGAAVLAGLAAAPVSAQGLAGHPGESDRTAVAGSHPAWAAPQAKVADIDGGQQREVRVALGLRDPAGAQALAKAVTTPGSAQYRKFISPQQFLDRFGPAAETVRQVQDWLRSQGLQVGDVSANRHFVTARGSVDQLQNAFGTRLAAYRKGGLTLAAPEGEVTLPRAVRPAVTAVLGLDDGDRAVTASPHRKPGAAPTAPSAAASSQYCSRYWGEQNNADVPQKYPAGRQSNQICGYGAGQVRAIYGLTDANTGAGQTIAATGVYASKTLVEDVTQWAAEAGGTPPAPGQYTTDASGGLPANCQGGDGEEGWNHEETMDAEAVKATAPAAKFIWYASKDCSAYDGLNRAVADNKAGIITNSWSSTARDNEISQATREQFEDIAIQAAVQGQAILFSSGDAGDDSNGTREPGVNFPVSSPWVTSVGGTTVALGQDNKVAFTSGWESAANTLSGGTWVPKTGASGRFVAGAGGGVSAIYDAPDWQKGVVPSSAQGKRAIPDVSAISDPYTGMTVVMRGKKGPMGGTSLGSPIMAGIFADAQQARGVSRLGHMNPALYKLKAGLTDVTPQKAGIWTRDAQGRDELIDVDDKPQSIQSAPGFDYVAGLGTPNGDFVANFAKK
- a CDS encoding L,D-transpeptidase, yielding MGKHRMPDPDEHENPGGDSTADRGDADSRADEQPPRPAGRGRVRILALLVAAAAAAALTAVAVASRADTPAPNAPAAAAAADATDTAAETDQVVAPASVTGAELAALPQETTFADLPTAPKDPAPDQQPGGLVLHPKTAVPLYRAPGAAAIAALPPTQLGSDTWVPVIGEQPGWAMVLLPGRPNGSAAWLYRDDPRVDEARTPYVLRVDRAAYRLELVKDGATVRTWTVGVGKPVSPTPAGRAFVLASIRDTKPTFSPIVLPLSMHSDTYTTYGGGPGTIAVHTWPTDGVYGKSSSDGCIRVPPDALTTISRDVPLGTPVLIR
- a CDS encoding helix-turn-helix transcriptional regulator produces the protein MSPPTGELREADAADPVLTQKINKLFATIRPGGGSQAYTNKEIADRVGVTDSYIHYLRRGKRVNPSDRLLRNLEKCFGVERGYLDPQADPVLEGKVDRQLAMLEGLREHLPVLDRLRERGVLGEVLQECVLRLESRDADDGPRPN